GGCAAAAGAACTTAGCCGTCGCCGAAGCGGTCGATGCCAACAAGCATTACGATGAGGATCGCGCCTCGCTCGGCCTGGTACTGCAAGCCAACCAACGCCGCGCTGATGCGACTAGCTTGTATCAGCGCGCACTCGCCGACTACGCCAGGGCGACGATGCAATTGGAGGTCCGCCAAGGCACGCTGCTCGAAGCGCATCGCTTAAGCATCGCCGAATAAAGAGCACGATCTCCATCCGCGCCCTAGCCCCGACCTAGCTAGGTCGGGGCTATTTGCTGCGCCAACCGCGATTGCTCGCGACAACCTGATTCCAATACGCACGAACTCGCCGCTCACTTCAACCGCTCACGCCCCCACTCATCAAATTCCGCCCGCAGCCGCTCATGCGGAATCGGTACGTCCAGCTCGTCGCTCACGACGCGCCAATGCTTCACGACGTACGCCGCCACTTCTTCTTCCGACGCCCCCGGATGGTCCGTTGTGTATCGCGTGGCAAAACTCATCGCCCCGCAATCCAACGCCTCCAGCTCCTTCCAGTACGCGGCACGCCAATCGCCGCTGCGTTCAACGAGGTACGCCCACGCGTCGTGGTAGTAGTACAACAGCGTGTCCACTCCCGACGCGTCCCCTCCGTACATCAGCGGCAGGTGGTAATACATGAGCCCAATCCGCTCTGCGAAAAATTCAACCATCGCTTCAGGCGTTCGCATACCAAGTCTCCCTCAACTCAACAGCATCCCCAACTCCGCCGCCGTCATCCCTTCGAGCGGCCCGCCGTCGCCGCTGACAATCGCGTCCGCCAATTTCCGCTTCCGCTGCTGCAACTGCAAAATCTTCTCCTCCACCGTATCGCGGGCCACCAGCCGATATGCAAACACCGGCCGCTGCTGGCCAAGCCGGTGGGCCCGATCGATCGCCTGCGCCTCCGCCGCCGGATTCCACCATGGGTCGAGTAGAAACACATAGTCGGCCGCGGTGAGGTTCAGCCCCGTACCGCCCGCCTTCAAGCTCACCAGAAACAACGGGCACGCCGCATCATGCTGAAAGCGCTCGACGCGCTGCTGCCGATTGCGAGTTTTTCCGTCGAGATACTCGTACGCCACGCCCTGCGCATCGAGTTGCGTCCGCACGATCGCCAGCAAACTGGTGAACTGCGAGAAGACAATCGCCTTGTGCCCCTCGGCGACGATTTCCTCGACCTGCTCCAACAGCGTCTCGAGCTTCGCGCTCGGCTTACTCGCCAGCTTCGCGTCGAGCAGGCCGCCGTGGCACGCCGCCTGCCGCAACCGCAGCAGCGACTCGAGCACATGCATCCGCGCCGCCTTCATCCCCTCCGCTTCCACCTGCTTGAGCAGCGACGCTCGATAGTGCTCGCGCAGCTCGTTGTATCGCTTGCGGTCCGCCGGCAGCAGTTCGACGAACAGCGTCTGCTCCGTCTTCTCCGGCAGTTCCTTAAGCACCTCGTCCTTCGTGCGCCGCAAGATGAACGGCGCCAGCGCCCGCCGCAGCGGTTCGAGCCGTTCCTCCCCGCCGCCGGTGAACGCCTGCAACGTTTTGCTTCGCCCCAGCATCCCCGGGTTGAGAAACTCAAAGATCGACCACAAATCGCTGAGCCGATTCTCGACCGGCGTGCCGGTGAGCGCGAGCCGATGCGCGGCGTTGAGCAACCGCGCCGCCTTCGCCGAAACCGACTGCGGATTCTTGATCGCCTGCGCCTCGTCGAGAATCACATAGTCAAACGGCTGCTCGCGCAATAGCTCAATGTCTTGCCGCATCGTGCCGTAAGTGGTGGCGACAAGATCGGCGTCGGCGAACACTCCCACCCGGTCGTGCCGCTGCGTCCCGGTGTAGTCGACCGCCCGCAACTGCGGCGCGAACCGTTCCGCCTCCTGCAGCCAATTGAAAACAACGCTCTTCGGCGCCACCACCAGCGTCGGTCGGTGCTCCGCATTCCGCTGCCGCTGCGACTGCCGCCCCGCCAGCCACGCCAACACCTGCACCGTTTTGCCGAGCCCCATGTCGTCGGCCAAACAACCGCCGAGCCCAAAGTCCGCGAGGAACGCTAGCCATCCCAACCCTTCGCGCTGATAGCCGCGCAACTCGCCGCGAAAATCAGCCGGCGCCGCGAGCGGCTCCACGCCGGCAAACGACCGCAGCCGATCGCGCACTCGCACGAACTGCCGATCGACTTCGAGCCGAATCTCGTCACCCTGCTCCGCGAGTAGCACGTCGAGCAACATCGCCTGCGACGGCCGGAACCGCAGCTGCTCACCCTCGACCTCCGCCAGCTCGGCCAGCGGCCCCCACCGCGCCAGCCACTCCTCGGGCAGCAGCCCCTGCGAACCGTCGTCGAGCACGACGAACCGCTCCTTCCGCTGCAGCGCCGCCAGCAATCGCGGCAACGGAATCGCCGCGCCGCCAAACTCGACCGACAGGTCGAGATCAAACCAATCAACGCCGCTCCGCACGACCGCCTGCGTCTGCCCGGCCCGCCGCACGGGCCGCCCCTCGGCTTCAATCGCCCAGCCAAGTTCCGCCAGCCCGCGCACGACGTCGTCGAACTTCTTCAGCGGGAACTCGACGTTGCCCGGCGGATCGTAGTAGTAGAGCGGCCGCTGCGGCCCCACGCGCAGTTGCGACAGCTGTTCAATCAGCCGTTCCTCCGCCGCTTCGTGGCGACGAATCACGCGGTTGCCCGCCGCATCAAACACAGTCGGCAACCACGCCTCGAGCCCGACCTCCACCCCGTCGTAATCGAACGCCGCCTCCGCGTAGAGCCGATCGGCTTTGTGATAATGCGGGAACCCCGTTGCATCGGGCGCTGGAAAAATCCGCAGGATGCCGCGCGGCGCCACGTCGACAATCGGCAACGACAACTCCGCCGCCGCATCGCCCGCTTCCGCCGCATCTCCCGCTCGCGGCATGCTCGCATGCCCACCGCTAATCGCGCCCCACCGCCCAACCTGCCACGCCGCGCGCTCGGCCTGCTCCGCCTCAGCGTCGCTCGCCCCCCACGACTCGTCGTCATCCGCATCGTCGTCGAAGTTGCGTTCGAAGCGATGAATCAGCGCGAGCGGAGCGTTCGCTTCGCCCAGCTCCGCATCGAGCCCCGCCGCCAGCCCCTCGGCGTCAATCTTCAGCAGCGCCGCCCACAGATGCTTGCAGAAGTCGCCCCCTTCGTAATAGGGGCAGGTGCAACTCGCCACGACGCCGATCTCAGGCGCCCCCCAACTAATGACGATGCGATACGGCTCGGGCCCGTTCCCCCGCACCGTGCCGACCGCCGAGCGTGCATCGA
This sequence is a window from Lacipirellula parvula. Protein-coding genes within it:
- a CDS encoding DEAD/DEAH box helicase produces the protein MSLAARCLREFTAKVRAKGENYFRSRAVQWSSVDARSAVGTVRGNGPEPYRIVISWGAPEIGVVASCTCPYYEGGDFCKHLWAALLKIDAEGLAAGLDAELGEANAPLALIHRFERNFDDDADDDESWGASDAEAEQAERAAWQVGRWGAISGGHASMPRAGDAAEAGDAAAELSLPIVDVAPRGILRIFPAPDATGFPHYHKADRLYAEAAFDYDGVEVGLEAWLPTVFDAAGNRVIRRHEAAEERLIEQLSQLRVGPQRPLYYYDPPGNVEFPLKKFDDVVRGLAELGWAIEAEGRPVRRAGQTQAVVRSGVDWFDLDLSVEFGGAAIPLPRLLAALQRKERFVVLDDGSQGLLPEEWLARWGPLAELAEVEGEQLRFRPSQAMLLDVLLAEQGDEIRLEVDRQFVRVRDRLRSFAGVEPLAAPADFRGELRGYQREGLGWLAFLADFGLGGCLADDMGLGKTVQVLAWLAGRQSQRQRNAEHRPTLVVAPKSVVFNWLQEAERFAPQLRAVDYTGTQRHDRVGVFADADLVATTYGTMRQDIELLREQPFDYVILDEAQAIKNPQSVSAKAARLLNAAHRLALTGTPVENRLSDLWSIFEFLNPGMLGRSKTLQAFTGGGEERLEPLRRALAPFILRRTKDEVLKELPEKTEQTLFVELLPADRKRYNELREHYRASLLKQVEAEGMKAARMHVLESLLRLRQAACHGGLLDAKLASKPSAKLETLLEQVEEIVAEGHKAIVFSQFTSLLAIVRTQLDAQGVAYEYLDGKTRNRQQRVERFQHDAACPLFLVSLKAGGTGLNLTAADYVFLLDPWWNPAAEAQAIDRAHRLGQQRPVFAYRLVARDTVEEKILQLQQRKRKLADAIVSGDGGPLEGMTAAELGMLLS